One Methylomonas sp. LL1 DNA window includes the following coding sequences:
- a CDS encoding esterase/lipase family protein encodes MHMVICATVALSLQGCATPVGSNPVDIQTGYRLNTVSALSTAEASEPTKTVLRRNGLLDRFETEPETVLAELHAGLKPNGDEDKLFALAELSMLHAQQTNDHAFFLASSVYAWSLLFPGDTGGIQLKASDPRYRLAYDFYNQGIAQGLADPEDDDQGEIEVILTPGDYQLPFGKLTIAVDESGLTWGGYKLEHFISTASTEVRGLRNRYRMPGLGASLAASIAARQETGSKTVGTDRLGPRIKVPVTAVLHLSDARRRLASGNLGAHIQIYAADQVLEITVNGQPQSLEYEPTAALALQLQDNPIYALEIANFFSGGLFDSIVPQDRAQDGLLTLRPYRPGKIPIVLVHGTASSPLRWAELVNELEGDPLIRERFQIWGFMYDSANPVPYSAGRLRTALQKAVMEFDPEGKDSAIQRMVVIGHSQGGLLTKTTAIDTGTRFWDLISDKPFNEISVSPETRQMLQESLFFKPLPFVKRVVFISTPQHGAMAAAYDWVTGLVSRLVKLPSTVVKGIAQAATSSGDEKLNRLLHRPPTAADNMNPNNPGLKALASIPVSPLVRAHSIIAVEGDGPVEEGDDGVVAYKSAHIDEAVSEKIIRWGHSCQDQPEAIEEIRRILMEHLILPDYASR; translated from the coding sequence ATGCACATGGTGATATGCGCCACAGTCGCATTATCGCTGCAGGGCTGTGCGACGCCAGTCGGCAGTAATCCGGTTGACATTCAGACCGGCTATCGATTGAACACCGTCAGTGCGCTCTCGACCGCAGAGGCATCGGAACCTACAAAAACGGTACTCAGGCGCAACGGTTTGCTGGACCGCTTCGAAACCGAACCTGAAACGGTTCTGGCGGAATTACATGCCGGCTTAAAACCCAACGGGGATGAAGACAAACTGTTCGCACTGGCTGAACTGTCCATGCTACATGCGCAGCAAACCAACGACCATGCCTTTTTTCTGGCATCATCGGTCTATGCATGGTCGCTATTGTTTCCGGGCGACACCGGTGGTATCCAATTAAAGGCCTCCGATCCACGTTACCGTCTTGCTTACGATTTTTATAACCAAGGTATCGCTCAAGGTCTGGCGGATCCCGAAGACGATGACCAGGGGGAAATTGAAGTGATATTAACCCCCGGTGATTACCAGCTGCCCTTCGGCAAATTGACCATCGCGGTCGACGAGTCTGGGTTGACCTGGGGCGGGTATAAACTAGAGCATTTTATTTCAACGGCTTCGACAGAAGTGCGAGGTTTACGCAACCGCTATCGCATGCCTGGTTTAGGCGCCTCTTTAGCGGCCAGCATTGCCGCCAGACAGGAAACCGGCAGTAAAACCGTCGGTACTGACCGGTTGGGGCCACGGATCAAAGTTCCGGTGACGGCTGTATTGCATTTGAGCGATGCGCGCCGCCGCCTTGCCAGCGGTAATCTTGGCGCCCACATTCAGATTTACGCCGCCGACCAGGTCTTAGAAATCACGGTCAACGGTCAACCGCAATCCCTTGAGTACGAGCCTACTGCCGCGTTGGCACTTCAGCTACAAGACAATCCGATCTATGCATTGGAAATTGCCAATTTCTTTAGCGGCGGTTTATTCGACAGCATCGTTCCGCAAGATCGCGCCCAAGACGGCTTGCTTACTTTGCGCCCCTACCGACCAGGCAAGATACCCATCGTGTTGGTGCATGGCACCGCTTCAAGTCCACTGCGTTGGGCGGAATTAGTTAATGAATTGGAAGGCGATCCGCTTATTCGCGAAAGGTTTCAGATATGGGGATTCATGTACGACTCTGCCAACCCCGTTCCTTATTCCGCTGGCCGGCTAAGGACGGCTTTACAAAAGGCGGTCATGGAATTCGATCCCGAGGGAAAGGATAGCGCCATTCAACGAATGGTGGTAATCGGCCATAGCCAGGGCGGCTTATTGACCAAAACAACCGCAATTGACACGGGCACACGTTTCTGGGACTTGATTAGCGACAAACCGTTTAATGAAATCTCGGTCAGCCCCGAAACCCGGCAAATGTTGCAGGAATCTTTGTTTTTCAAACCCTTGCCGTTTGTCAAACGCGTGGTCTTCATTTCCACACCACAGCATGGCGCCATGGCGGCAGCCTATGATTGGGTGACAGGGCTGGTTTCAAGACTAGTCAAATTGCCGTCAACCGTGGTCAAGGGAATTGCGCAAGCAGCTACTTCCAGTGGCGACGAAAAGCTAAATCGTTTGTTGCATAGACCGCCAACCGCTGCGGACAATATGAATCCCAACAATCCCGGCTTGAAAGCATTGGCTTCCATTCCAGTATCACCGCTCGTGCGCGCGCACTCCATCATTGCAGTTGAAGGCGACGGCCCGGTAGAAGAAGGCGATGATGGCGTGGTGGCTTACAAAAGCGCGCATATCGACGAGGCAGTTTCTGAAAAAATCATTCGCTGGGGACATTCCTGCCAAGATCAGCCTGAGGCCATCGAGGAAATTCGCCGTATTCTGATGGAGCATTTGATCCTACCGGATTATGCATCCAGATAG
- a CDS encoding cupin domain-containing protein, with amino-acid sequence MTQIKIEHNPSEERLKELGVSGWAIWEKEISKFPIDFDETECAYVLDGEILVTPAGGEPVRILPGDLVVFPAGLDSQWEVVKPLRKHYSYDYPNGI; translated from the coding sequence ATGACTCAAATCAAAATCGAACACAACCCCAGCGAAGAGCGTTTAAAAGAACTCGGCGTTTCAGGCTGGGCGATCTGGGAAAAAGAGATTTCCAAATTTCCGATAGACTTTGATGAAACCGAGTGCGCTTATGTGCTGGATGGCGAAATTCTGGTAACTCCGGCGGGCGGCGAACCGGTGCGGATTCTGCCGGGCGATTTGGTGGTGTTCCCAGCCGGCCTGGATAGCCAATGGGAAGTGGTAAAACCCTTGCGTAAGCATTATAGCTACGACTATCCAAACGGCATCTAG